Proteins encoded by one window of uncultured Draconibacterium sp.:
- a CDS encoding efflux RND transporter permease subunit: protein MKKIVELFVKFPFYANLILLFLIVVGSLSFLSMKKSFFPERESHIITVRVAYPGASPVEMEEGVTSRIEEAVRAIPGIYEINSVSAENSASVRIEIQPGYDIDEALIEVKNAVDGISALPTAAERPIVAKTRTTSPAARLLVTGDVDLMTLKTYAQQVEEDFLGSGIMSQVTISGFPSLEISVEAEEEDLLRYGLTFDDLQSAITNNNRDISGGQLRSKDEELLIRLRSRSADPNKIGNIILRANPDGSVLRINDIATVKMKFSDVPNKALEKGNPLINVNVMKLITEDLDEIDQYVKKYVADFNSETHGVKLIYSRSYLDLLKSRLDLLYSNGGMGLILVVIILGIMLSTRLSLWVAWGIPASFLGMFIVANLMGVTINMMSLFGMILVIGILVDDGIVIGENIFQHFERGKSPMRAAVDGTVEVIPAVTSSILTTVVAFSPLIFITGRMEMMYEMAVIVIASLLISLVEAFLVLPAHLGNEKVLNRKTLHRKAKGLRKYTERFFTWLRDYAYDRVVKLVLEWRYIVMGIPVAMIVITLGLIGGQLIKTTFFPRMEFDSFNINIAFTPGSGERQTMEYLERFDSIVWVVNEELMAEYNDTLPIIENSIINLGSAFSRDESGAHCGNIDVSPRNSEETGISSFEIIRRLNQKIGKIPEADKFTIGATSRFGDPVSIGLMSRNTEELEAARDYLMDRLLLYPQLKDVVNTNALGKQEILLELKPKAYMLGLNETYIASQVRQAFYGGQAQRLQVGRDELRIWVRYPAEGRERIGQLEKMKVKTPQGEYPLMELVDYDMKRGPVNINRFNGKREIRVNADMVDPDASVTETLDLIKAEVIPELQVMYPGISVIFQGQQRESERNMSDLAFLFPMAFLAIIFILMISFRSFEQPMIIIIMIPISILGAVWGHGIHGKPLSILSLWGIVALTGVIVNDAVVLLAKYNLLIEEGLKVKEAIIEAGKSRLRPIILTTLTTAFGLYPLILETSFQAQFLIPMAISLVYGVAFGTMFILLFFPALIMVLNDIRKFVREQWSGKEIAREHVEIAWQNAQRKIDNSIYHEDEEEEETNE, encoded by the coding sequence TTGAGGTAAAAAACGCAGTTGACGGTATATCTGCATTACCAACTGCTGCCGAACGACCCATTGTGGCAAAAACAAGAACCACCTCGCCAGCCGCTCGTTTGCTGGTTACCGGCGACGTGGATTTGATGACACTTAAAACATACGCTCAGCAAGTTGAGGAAGATTTTTTGGGATCAGGAATTATGAGCCAGGTAACCATTTCCGGATTTCCAAGCCTCGAAATATCTGTTGAAGCTGAAGAAGAAGACCTGTTGCGCTACGGCTTAACTTTTGACGATCTGCAGAGCGCAATAACCAACAATAACCGAGATATTTCAGGAGGACAACTTCGTTCGAAAGACGAAGAACTTCTAATTCGACTGCGTTCAAGAAGTGCCGATCCGAACAAAATTGGCAACATTATTTTACGTGCTAATCCTGACGGAAGCGTACTACGGATTAACGACATTGCCACAGTAAAAATGAAATTCTCGGATGTGCCCAATAAAGCACTGGAAAAAGGAAATCCGTTGATTAATGTTAACGTTATGAAGCTGATTACGGAAGACCTTGATGAGATTGACCAATATGTTAAAAAATATGTTGCTGATTTCAATTCCGAGACGCATGGTGTTAAATTAATTTATTCGCGTTCATACTTAGACTTATTAAAGTCGCGTCTTGATTTGCTATACAGCAATGGAGGAATGGGATTGATACTTGTTGTAATTATCCTGGGAATTATGCTCAGCACTCGTTTATCGTTATGGGTAGCTTGGGGAATTCCGGCATCATTCCTCGGAATGTTTATTGTGGCCAATTTAATGGGAGTAACCATTAATATGATGTCGCTTTTTGGAATGATACTGGTAATCGGAATCCTGGTTGATGATGGAATTGTTATCGGGGAAAATATTTTCCAGCATTTTGAACGGGGTAAAAGCCCGATGCGGGCGGCTGTTGACGGAACTGTGGAAGTAATACCAGCGGTTACCTCATCAATCTTAACAACTGTAGTAGCTTTTTCGCCGCTTATATTTATTACCGGCCGCATGGAAATGATGTACGAAATGGCGGTAATCGTAATTGCGAGTTTGCTCATTTCACTCGTTGAGGCTTTCCTTGTTCTTCCTGCTCACCTTGGAAACGAGAAAGTATTAAACCGAAAAACACTACACCGCAAAGCAAAAGGCCTGCGAAAATATACTGAACGCTTTTTTACCTGGTTGCGCGATTATGCCTATGACCGGGTTGTAAAACTGGTTTTAGAATGGCGATATATTGTGATGGGAATTCCGGTGGCGATGATCGTTATAACACTCGGATTAATTGGCGGACAGCTGATTAAAACGACCTTCTTCCCCCGAATGGAGTTCGATTCGTTTAATATCAACATTGCATTTACTCCGGGTTCCGGAGAACGCCAAACCATGGAATACCTTGAGCGTTTTGATAGTATTGTATGGGTAGTAAACGAAGAGTTGATGGCCGAATACAATGATACACTTCCTATAATCGAAAACAGTATCATCAACCTTGGTTCTGCATTTAGTCGTGATGAAAGTGGCGCACACTGCGGAAACATTGATGTATCGCCACGAAATTCAGAAGAAACCGGAATCAGCTCGTTTGAAATTATCCGCCGGTTAAATCAGAAAATAGGAAAAATACCCGAAGCCGATAAATTTACAATTGGTGCCACGAGTCGATTTGGCGATCCGGTTTCCATTGGCTTAATGTCGAGAAATACCGAAGAACTGGAAGCTGCACGCGATTACCTCATGGACAGGCTTTTACTATACCCTCAGCTAAAAGATGTGGTAAATACAAACGCTTTGGGGAAACAGGAAATTCTTTTGGAATTAAAACCAAAAGCCTACATGCTTGGCTTAAACGAAACATATATTGCAAGCCAGGTACGCCAGGCATTTTATGGTGGCCAGGCGCAGCGCCTGCAGGTTGGTCGCGACGAACTTCGTATTTGGGTAAGATATCCCGCCGAAGGTCGCGAACGTATCGGTCAGTTAGAGAAAATGAAAGTAAAAACGCCTCAGGGCGAATACCCGTTAATGGAACTTGTTGATTACGATATGAAACGTGGTCCGGTAAACATTAACCGCTTTAACGGAAAACGCGAGATTCGTGTAAACGCCGATATGGTTGATCCGGATGCTTCGGTTACCGAAACACTGGATCTTATTAAAGCAGAAGTTATACCGGAACTTCAGGTAATGTATCCGGGTATTTCTGTCATCTTCCAGGGACAACAACGCGAAAGTGAAAGAAACATGAGTGACCTGGCTTTCCTGTTTCCAATGGCTTTTCTTGCCATTATATTTATACTGATGATTAGTTTCAGGTCGTTTGAACAACCAATGATCATTATTATAATGATTCCAATATCAATTTTGGGAGCAGTTTGGGGACACGGTATTCATGGCAAACCACTTTCGATTTTGAGTTTATGGGGAATCGTAGCCCTCACGGGTGTAATCGTTAACGATGCCGTGGTTCTTCTTGCCAAGTACAACCTGCTAATTGAGGAAGGACTTAAAGTAAAAGAAGCAATTATTGAAGCTGGAAAATCGAGGCTTCGCCCCATAATTCTAACCACACTTACTACTGCTTTTGGGCTTTATCCACTTATACTCGAAACAAGTTTCCAGGCACAGTTTTTAATACCAATGGCTATTTCGCTGGTATACGGAGTTGCTTTTGGAACCATGTTTATCCTACTGTTTTTCCCGGCGCTTATTATGGTACTAAATGATATCAGGAAGTTTGTTCGCGAACAGTGGAGCGGAAAGGAAATTGCACGCGAGCATGTAGAAATTGCGTGGCAAAATGCACAACGAAAAATTGACAATAGCATTTATCACGAAGACGAGGAAGAGGAGGAAACAAATGAATAA
- a CDS encoding TolC family protein yields MILIMAMSLLTQAQQPLSLTNAITKALENNYSISIAQQNQKVAEIQNNWGTAGRYPYINLSLADNNSYRAVDGDNATSVNLTGGASVNWTIFDGFSVSITKTRLEELENLSKNNTAVMVESTIQSVILAYYDVLLQKETLSTLEEIMKLSQDRFERTEQQKEYGSAVTYDVLQAQNAYLADRANYLLQEVSYKNSKRNLAYLMAEKEAADYEYTEKFEAITPEYTLAGLRAQMIENNKSLQNQYINQRLLENAIASAKSAFSPSLDFSGGVNGTRAGSKIGDMDMDWANSANFYGNFTLSWNLFNGGNRKRALQIAEIDSDIGEIELTDMQHDLDNSLANLFEFYQVRKELLMVADENLQAAQLNLQISRDKFEAGAINSFNFRDVQEIYLQAARGRLQAIYNFINAQTSLLRLTGVIVQEYE; encoded by the coding sequence ATGATATTAATAATGGCTATGAGTTTGCTTACGCAGGCTCAGCAGCCATTGTCGCTTACCAATGCAATTACAAAAGCGCTTGAAAATAATTACAGCATAAGCATTGCACAACAAAACCAAAAGGTTGCCGAAATTCAAAATAACTGGGGTACAGCAGGTCGTTACCCGTATATTAACCTGTCGTTGGCCGATAACAATTCGTACCGTGCAGTTGATGGCGACAATGCAACTTCAGTTAATTTAACAGGCGGTGCTTCCGTAAACTGGACAATCTTCGATGGTTTTTCAGTGAGCATAACTAAAACCCGCCTGGAAGAACTAGAGAACCTCTCGAAAAACAATACCGCTGTAATGGTAGAAAGTACTATTCAGTCGGTTATTCTGGCCTATTACGATGTTCTCCTGCAAAAAGAAACACTCTCCACGCTTGAGGAGATAATGAAGCTTTCGCAAGACCGGTTTGAAAGAACCGAGCAACAAAAAGAATACGGTTCTGCAGTAACCTACGATGTATTGCAAGCACAAAATGCTTACCTGGCCGACAGGGCAAACTATCTGCTACAGGAGGTTTCATATAAAAACTCGAAAAGAAACCTGGCATATTTAATGGCAGAAAAAGAGGCGGCAGATTACGAATACACAGAAAAATTTGAAGCAATTACACCGGAATATACCCTGGCCGGACTACGGGCTCAAATGATTGAGAACAACAAGAGTCTTCAAAATCAGTACATCAACCAGCGTTTATTGGAAAATGCAATTGCATCAGCCAAAAGTGCATTTTCTCCATCGTTAGACTTTTCGGGTGGAGTAAACGGCACAAGAGCCGGAAGCAAAATTGGCGATATGGATATGGATTGGGCAAACTCGGCAAACTTTTATGGCAACTTTACTTTAAGCTGGAACCTGTTTAACGGCGGAAACAGAAAAAGAGCTCTGCAAATTGCAGAGATCGACAGTGATATTGGCGAAATTGAATTGACCGATATGCAACACGATCTCGACAATTCGCTGGCCAATCTCTTTGAATTTTACCAGGTACGCAAAGAATTACTTATGGTTGCCGATGAAAACCTGCAAGCAGCACAACTTAACTTACAAATATCGCGCGATAAGTTTGAAGCGGGTGCCATTAACTCTTTCAACTTCCGCGATGTTCAGGAAATATACCTTCAGGCAGCACGCGGCAGACTTCAAGCTATTTATAATTTTATAAATGCACAAACTTCCTTATTACGCTTAACCGGCGTAATAGTACAGGAATACGAATAA
- a CDS encoding ATP-dependent 6-phosphofructokinase, which translates to MGKEFNVDQLGKCSVKSPLNLSTVEGDGIFDFIRDDERILCYNSLSKIKDQLEKGEEPLSFERAGPKEYIYFEPAKTRVAIVTCGGLCPGLNNVIRGIVNHIWERYGVKKIYGIQYGYSGFIPEYNFPYVELDPDVVDDIHKAGGTMLGSSRGNQSVETIVDTLERLNINILFTIGGDGTQRGAHAIAKEIKKRNLKISIAGIPKTIDNDINMIERSFGFETAFSIAMTVIQNAHYEAKGVYNGIAVIKLMGRDSGFIAANAALACPDVNFVLIPEMDFDLDGEKGFLTVLKKRLQEKQHAVIVVAEGAGQFFFQNDNGEDASGNKLYEDIGLYIRDKIREEFEASGFPFTMKYIDPSYILRSTPANANDSKFCFQLAQNAVHAAMAGRTDFVVGYWQGAFTVLPIPLATKERKKVNLEGNLWRSVLEATGQPICMKNDCP; encoded by the coding sequence ATGGGAAAAGAATTTAATGTTGACCAGCTTGGAAAATGTTCTGTTAAATCGCCACTAAACCTCTCAACGGTTGAAGGAGATGGGATTTTCGATTTTATTCGCGACGATGAAAGAATACTTTGCTACAACTCGCTATCGAAAATTAAAGATCAGCTGGAAAAAGGAGAAGAACCACTTTCGTTTGAGCGGGCAGGCCCAAAAGAATACATCTATTTTGAGCCGGCCAAAACACGTGTTGCAATAGTTACCTGTGGCGGCTTGTGCCCTGGATTAAACAACGTTATACGAGGCATAGTAAATCATATCTGGGAACGCTATGGTGTAAAGAAAATATATGGAATTCAATATGGTTATTCCGGATTTATTCCTGAATACAATTTCCCTTACGTAGAACTTGATCCGGATGTGGTTGATGATATTCACAAGGCAGGTGGCACTATGTTGGGATCATCGCGCGGAAATCAGTCTGTGGAAACGATTGTTGACACACTTGAACGCCTGAATATAAACATACTTTTTACCATTGGTGGCGATGGCACACAACGCGGAGCACATGCCATTGCCAAAGAAATTAAGAAACGAAACTTGAAGATTTCGATTGCCGGAATTCCCAAAACAATTGATAACGATATCAATATGATTGAGCGTTCTTTTGGCTTCGAAACGGCTTTTTCCATTGCAATGACTGTAATTCAAAATGCACACTACGAAGCTAAAGGAGTTTATAATGGAATTGCAGTTATTAAATTAATGGGGCGCGACTCTGGGTTTATTGCTGCCAACGCTGCCCTGGCTTGCCCCGATGTAAATTTTGTACTGATTCCCGAAATGGATTTCGACCTGGATGGCGAAAAGGGATTTCTTACTGTACTGAAAAAAAGACTTCAGGAAAAGCAACATGCAGTTATTGTAGTTGCCGAGGGAGCCGGTCAGTTCTTTTTTCAGAATGACAATGGCGAAGATGCATCGGGAAATAAACTGTATGAAGATATTGGTTTGTACATCCGGGATAAAATTCGTGAGGAATTTGAAGCTTCCGGTTTTCCGTTTACCATGAAATACATTGACCCGAGCTATATTTTACGCAGCACACCGGCCAATGCAAACGACAGTAAATTTTGTTTTCAGCTGGCACAAAATGCCGTGCATGCAGCTATGGCCGGACGAACAGATTTTGTGGTTGGTTACTGGCAGGGAGCATTTACCGTATTACCGATTCCGCTGGCAACGAAAGAACGCAAAAAGGTTAATCTCGAAGGAAATCTTTGGCGAAGTGTATTGGAAGCAACCGGCCAACCAATATGTATGAAAAACGATTGTCCGTAG
- a CDS encoding MazG nucleotide pyrophosphohydrolase domain-containing protein, with product MPTLKDHPQLADFQKYVTALEQERGFAAQTTIDKCLLLGEEVGELFKAVRKSEGLLVDSNSDFPEIADELADIFIYLCAIANRKGIDIEAAFRGKEEKNKQRKWVRV from the coding sequence ATGCCAACATTAAAAGATCATCCACAACTCGCCGATTTTCAAAAGTATGTTACCGCATTGGAACAGGAGCGGGGATTTGCTGCACAAACCACAATTGACAAATGCCTGTTGTTAGGCGAGGAAGTAGGAGAGTTGTTTAAAGCCGTTCGAAAATCAGAGGGTTTGCTCGTAGATTCAAATTCCGACTTCCCTGAAATTGCTGATGAGCTGGCAGATATTTTTATTTACCTCTGTGCCATTGCCAACCGAAAAGGAATTGATATAGAGGCGGCTTTTCGCGGCAAAGAAGAAAAGAACAAACAACGAAAATGGGTTCGTGTTTGA
- a CDS encoding SDR family oxidoreductase, translating into MREQKTAVVTGAGKGIGKAIATGLAQLGYQTILAGRNKQNLEKVAEVIGINAKILQLDITDKPAVKAAVAKIVAENGSIDILVNNAGIHFSGSVDIEEDEFEKMLETNLTAQFGVLKEVVPVMKAQKSGYIFNVASRSGKVGFSGGGAYSASKFGLVGLSESLYRELNPLGIKVTALCPGWVNTEMAFDAGTPLESEQMIQPGDLFKTIEWLLQLSPGACVKEVIVESPNSIS; encoded by the coding sequence ATGAGAGAACAAAAAACTGCTGTTGTAACAGGAGCAGGAAAAGGAATTGGTAAAGCAATTGCCACAGGACTGGCGCAACTGGGTTATCAAACAATTCTCGCGGGGAGAAACAAACAAAACCTGGAGAAGGTAGCGGAAGTTATTGGAATTAATGCAAAAATATTACAGTTGGATATTACAGATAAGCCGGCCGTAAAAGCAGCAGTTGCAAAAATTGTTGCAGAAAATGGAAGCATCGATATTTTGGTAAATAATGCCGGCATCCATTTTAGCGGATCTGTGGATATTGAGGAGGATGAATTTGAGAAAATGCTGGAGACCAATCTTACGGCTCAATTTGGCGTGTTAAAAGAAGTTGTTCCGGTAATGAAAGCACAAAAATCCGGGTACATCTTTAATGTGGCATCGCGCTCGGGGAAAGTTGGTTTCTCAGGCGGTGGAGCTTACAGCGCCTCAAAATTTGGTTTGGTTGGCTTAAGTGAATCGCTTTACCGTGAGTTAAATCCGCTGGGAATAAAAGTAACTGCTTTGTGCCCGGGTTGGGTGAACACGGAAATGGCCTTTGATGCAGGAACTCCGTTGGAAAGTGAGCAAATGATTCAGCCCGGCGACCTTTTTAAAACCATCGAATGGTTGCTGCAACTTTCGCCCGGAGCCTGTGTAAAAGAAGTAATTGTAGAATCACCAAACAGTATAAGTTAA
- a CDS encoding response regulator transcription factor, with the protein MSKAQHIFLVEDDLSFGAVLKSYLELNDFEVTWVDDGKYAVDKFKAGSFQICILDVMLPNIDGFTIGTEIRKLDADIPMVFLTAKTLKEDILKGYNVGADDYITKPFDTEVLLCKIQAIIKRQSTQPITDQSLFSIGSYEFDSKLRFISREGEKQKLSPKEADLLKLLCQNKNELLSRETALRKIWGEDGYFTARSMDVFITKLRKYLKDDPNIEIKNIHGSGFLLEVNSGTENQ; encoded by the coding sequence ATGAGCAAAGCACAACACATATTTCTGGTGGAAGATGACCTGAGTTTTGGGGCGGTTTTAAAATCGTACCTCGAGTTGAATGACTTTGAAGTTACCTGGGTTGACGACGGAAAATATGCGGTGGATAAATTCAAAGCCGGATCGTTTCAAATTTGCATTCTGGATGTCATGTTACCCAATATAGACGGATTTACCATTGGTACTGAAATACGGAAACTCGATGCCGATATCCCGATGGTTTTTCTTACGGCTAAAACATTGAAAGAAGATATTTTAAAAGGTTATAATGTCGGTGCCGACGATTATATTACCAAACCTTTCGATACCGAAGTGTTGCTGTGTAAAATTCAGGCGATTATAAAGCGGCAGTCAACGCAGCCCATAACTGATCAATCTCTTTTCTCAATCGGGTCGTATGAGTTTGATTCGAAATTACGTTTTATCTCCCGCGAAGGCGAAAAACAAAAGTTGTCGCCAAAAGAAGCTGATTTGCTGAAACTGCTCTGCCAAAATAAAAACGAATTGCTTTCGCGCGAAACCGCACTCCGCAAAATTTGGGGCGAAGACGGTTACTTCACGGCACGCAGCATGGACGTTTTTATTACCAAACTGCGCAAATATCTGAAGGACGATCCAAACATCGAGATCAAGAATATTCATGGCAGCGGATTCCTGCTGGAAGTCAACTCCGGAACAGAAAATCAATAA
- a CDS encoding HAMP domain-containing sensor histidine kinase, protein MNKKLFTGLIILMGVSILGIIAVQLVWMNNAIRVKNEMFERGVNRAMQQTVSRLEDLHNLGVVNEMVFAGDSVHLLQDFDFDVEFDTDSDDELIWNVSPGEARVFQQRTDSARKPVKIIREFAPDNDEARIEIHIDNDSDSRKVQSYTYNLSTSTTGKNHVVIAGDSPEPGSVVFVKSDTIIRSADSLYTISTVKIDSLLTDLDTFEILAPDISKRVKLKATSLKRMANKVVTEVATWDVRQLDENLIYEVLKKELGENNIPLDFEYGIFRGEELSFPKPVTDSLEVANTAFQAQLYPNDIFQKDIKLAVVFPDRDSFIYRSLNWLLIASFFFSVFILVTFALSIFYIIRQKKISEMKSDFINNMTHEFKTPIATISVATDSITNQKVLSDPERIKYFAGMIKKENTRMNRQVEDILTIARLDKKDFEFHWETIDVHDLISDAVQGIRLQVEKRGGKIELDLKAINSMVTTDRIHCTNVVYNLIDNANKYSGETPEIMVSTVNQQKGVVVSVADKGIGMNKAVQAKIFERFYRQTSGNIHNVKGFGLGLSYVKAVLEANRGTISVSSEPGKGSKFDVFLPFVRE, encoded by the coding sequence ATGAACAAGAAGCTTTTTACCGGATTAATCATTTTAATGGGCGTCTCTATTTTGGGGATCATTGCCGTGCAGCTCGTGTGGATGAACAACGCGATCCGGGTAAAAAACGAGATGTTCGAACGAGGCGTTAACCGGGCGATGCAGCAAACGGTGAGTCGTTTGGAAGACTTACACAATCTTGGCGTGGTAAACGAAATGGTGTTTGCGGGTGATTCGGTTCATTTGCTCCAGGATTTTGATTTCGATGTTGAATTTGATACCGACTCGGATGATGAGTTAATATGGAATGTTTCGCCAGGCGAGGCCCGCGTTTTCCAGCAGCGGACCGACTCTGCACGTAAACCGGTTAAAATCATTCGCGAATTTGCTCCCGATAATGATGAAGCCCGTATTGAAATTCACATCGACAATGATTCCGACAGCCGCAAAGTGCAGTCGTACACGTATAACCTGAGTACCTCAACTACGGGCAAAAACCATGTCGTAATTGCTGGCGATAGTCCGGAGCCGGGCAGTGTTGTATTTGTAAAAAGCGACACGATTATTCGAAGTGCCGACTCGCTTTATACCATTAGTACGGTGAAGATTGATTCGCTGCTTACTGATTTGGATACCTTTGAAATTCTGGCTCCCGATATTTCGAAACGGGTGAAGCTAAAAGCCACCAGCCTAAAACGAATGGCGAATAAAGTAGTTACCGAAGTTGCCACATGGGACGTGCGTCAGTTGGATGAAAACCTGATTTACGAGGTACTTAAAAAGGAACTTGGCGAGAATAATATTCCACTCGATTTTGAATACGGCATTTTTCGGGGAGAGGAGCTGAGTTTTCCAAAACCGGTAACTGATTCGCTGGAAGTGGCGAACACCGCTTTTCAGGCACAACTTTATCCCAACGATATTTTTCAGAAAGACATAAAACTGGCAGTAGTTTTTCCTGATCGCGACAGTTTTATATATCGCTCACTAAACTGGCTATTGATCGCTTCGTTCTTTTTCTCGGTATTCATACTTGTAACTTTTGCCCTCAGTATTTTTTACATTATCCGGCAAAAGAAAATCTCTGAGATGAAGTCGGATTTCATCAATAACATGACACATGAGTTTAAAACGCCCATCGCAACTATTTCGGTGGCAACCGATTCAATTACCAATCAGAAAGTGCTGAGCGATCCGGAGCGTATAAAATATTTTGCGGGCATGATTAAGAAGGAAAATACCCGCATGAACCGGCAGGTGGAGGATATTCTCACCATCGCACGATTGGATAAAAAGGACTTTGAATTTCATTGGGAAACCATTGATGTGCATGATCTGATCAGCGATGCCGTTCAGGGAATTCGATTGCAGGTTGAAAAGCGCGGCGGAAAGATTGAGCTGGATTTGAAAGCCATTAATTCAATGGTAACTACCGACCGGATTCATTGTACGAATGTGGTTTATAACCTGATCGATAATGCCAATAAATATTCCGGCGAGACACCTGAGATTATGGTGTCAACTGTTAATCAGCAAAAAGGAGTAGTGGTTTCGGTGGCTGATAAAGGAATTGGTATGAACAAGGCGGTTCAGGCAAAAATATTCGAAAGATTTTACCGCCAAACCAGTGGCAACATTCACAATGTAAAAGGTTTTGGGCTGGGATTGAGTTACGTAAAAGCTGTGTTGGAAGCGAATCGCGGAACCATTTCCGTGAGCAGCGAACCCGGCAAGGGAAGCAAATTTGATGTATTTTTACCTTTTGTGAGGGAGTAA
- a CDS encoding nucleoside hydrolase has product MFKKILALLFISLVLSAFVSAHSGKPKYHVIIDTDGAIDDMRAISMFLAQNDTRVLGITCSQGTLGPDSIFVKVNNLLSAFHHEGIPVGLDKKLDKDLPPWAAYTQKIKWASSESSQLVSQKISSAELISSVFENYPDKITLVALGSLKTYAELVEQHPEYEDKIERIVWYNNPYIDTDFNESVSPESYTYFKQKDIPLEVVGNNTDHYNVDAAYLEAIKTTNSQYARQIAWVHQHPEIVSRMQAEHLQLWDDLVALYLTVPILFQTENTEGKVSYVTMQNGLPDDVVNKAISAILGSGTQTTNRVFNTFPVDADLYKPAYAKMLESTIENYGLIEWKAISMTNEIHGHTGIYSIIGAKMGIRAMEYFNVGVNNLTVTTYAGKKPPLSCFNDGIQISSGATIGQGLISISDTILDVPTIIATFNQHKIKISVKPDIAAQMQNEIKYGVQTYGLLTEQYWLYIEKLAIRYWSEFDRNKIFTIEKL; this is encoded by the coding sequence ATGTTTAAAAAGATTTTAGCGCTGTTGTTTATAAGCCTTGTTTTAAGTGCGTTTGTTTCGGCACACTCCGGTAAACCCAAATACCACGTAATTATCGATACCGATGGCGCTATTGATGATATGCGCGCCATTTCGATGTTTTTGGCACAGAACGATACGCGTGTTTTAGGCATCACTTGCTCGCAGGGAACGTTGGGTCCCGATTCAATTTTTGTGAAAGTAAATAACCTGCTTTCGGCTTTTCATCACGAGGGAATTCCTGTTGGATTGGATAAAAAGCTGGATAAAGATTTGCCACCATGGGCAGCGTACACGCAAAAAATTAAATGGGCATCATCAGAAAGTTCGCAGCTTGTTTCTCAAAAAATTAGTTCGGCAGAATTGATCTCATCGGTGTTTGAAAACTATCCTGATAAAATTACTTTGGTGGCTTTGGGATCGTTAAAAACCTACGCCGAATTGGTGGAGCAGCACCCTGAATATGAGGATAAAATCGAGCGAATTGTTTGGTACAACAATCCGTACATCGACACCGATTTTAATGAGTCGGTTTCGCCGGAGAGCTACACCTATTTCAAACAAAAAGATATTCCGCTGGAAGTGGTGGGAAACAATACCGATCATTACAATGTTGATGCGGCCTATCTAGAAGCGATTAAAACTACCAACTCGCAATATGCACGACAAATTGCCTGGGTGCACCAACATCCTGAGATTGTTTCGCGAATGCAGGCAGAACATCTGCAGCTTTGGGACGACCTGGTGGCACTTTATCTAACTGTGCCAATTCTATTTCAAACCGAAAATACTGAAGGCAAAGTAAGTTATGTAACAATGCAAAATGGCCTGCCTGACGATGTTGTGAACAAAGCAATTTCAGCCATACTCGGCTCGGGAACGCAGACAACAAACCGGGTGTTTAACACCTTCCCTGTTGATGCTGATTTGTATAAACCGGCCTATGCAAAAATGCTGGAATCTACCATCGAAAATTACGGATTGATAGAATGGAAAGCAATTAGTATGACCAACGAAATTCATGGTCACACGGGCATTTATTCCATTATTGGCGCCAAAATGGGTATTCGTGCCATGGAATATTTTAATGTTGGAGTGAATAATCTTACTGTTACAACATATGCCGGAAAAAAGCCGCCACTCAGTTGTTTCAACGATGGCATTCAGATTAGTAGCGGTGCTACAATCGGACAGGGATTGATTAGCATATCCGATACAATTCTGGATGTGCCGACTATTATCGCGACATTTAATCAGCACAAAATTAAAATATCGGTGAAGCCTGATATTGCAGCACAAATGCAGAATGAGATAAAGTATGGTGTTCAAACTTACGGGCTGTTAACCGAGCAATACTGGCTGTATATTGAAAAGCTGGCTATCCGTTACTGGAGTGAGTTCGACAGGAATAAGATTTTCACCATCGAAAAACTGTAA
- a CDS encoding RNA-binding S4 domain-containing protein, whose translation MREFQLNSEYIELVKLLKLLRIAQTGGHAKIIVEEGEVIRNGESEFRKRAKLVQGDVLEIMGETITIV comes from the coding sequence ATGCGCGAGTTTCAACTGAATAGCGAATACATTGAACTTGTAAAACTGTTGAAGCTGTTGCGAATTGCACAAACGGGCGGCCACGCAAAAATTATTGTTGAAGAAGGCGAGGTTATCCGAAACGGGGAGTCTGAGTTCAGAAAAAGAGCCAAGCTGGTACAAGGCGATGTGCTCGAAATTATGGGAGAAACCATTACAATTGTTTAA